Proteins found in one Lycium ferocissimum isolate CSIRO_LF1 chromosome 6, AGI_CSIRO_Lferr_CH_V1, whole genome shotgun sequence genomic segment:
- the LOC132059175 gene encoding DUF724 domain-containing protein 6-like isoform X2 yields the protein MRFKKGSKVEVMNKKDSPVSWCPAEIVSGNGHTYSVRYDYYPSTEKKTRVERVSRRDIRPCPLILEGVENGQSGQIIEVFDNCCWKTAIIVKVMNSDCYLVHLTGCSEEIRVHRSNIRVRQCWQDEKWHLIGKGSGTCAKPDHLPAQKPSKNVSRNGFHVRDGDLAAKGNFKRQKCNANSLVLLKRVSDESSRNIQGDFKRRKIVPSALEGKTHVNVRCKGNMMDKKKYVSASFNNWSDGYYGLNPTKRSAATGYSPASIGESNDSDACSVVMQSLFKVQQKHMRRKARM from the exons ATGAGGTTTAAAAAAGGAAGTAAAGTTGAGGTGATGAACAAGAAGGATTCACCTGTATCGTGGTGTCCTGCAGAGATCGTATCGGGTAATGGACATACCTACTCTGTAAGGTATGATTATTATCCGTCTACGGAAAAGAAAACGAGGGTCGAGAGGGTTTCGAGGAGGGATATTAGACCATGTCCCCTGATTCTAGAAGGCGTGGAGAATGGACAAAGTGGTCAGATTATCGAGGTGTTCGATAACTGTTGTTGGAAAACTGCTATTATTGTGAAGGTTATGAATAGTGACTGTTATTTGGTACACCTGACCGGGTGCTCTGAGGAGATTCGGGTTCATAGATCGAACATCAGAGTGCGACAATGTTGGCAAGACGAAAAATGGCACTTGATTGGAAAG GGTTCTGGGACGTGTGCAAAACCTGACCACCTTCCTGCTCAAAAACCTTCTAAAAATGTGAGCAGAAATGGGTTTCATGTTAGAGATGGAGATTTGGCTGCTAAGGGAAACTTTAAAAGGCAGAAGTGTAATGCTAACTCTTTGGTGTTGCTTAAGAGGGTGTCAGACGAATCATCTAGAAACATTCAGGGAGATTTTAAGAGACGGAAAATAGTTCCGTCTGCCTTAGAGGGAAAGACACATGTTAATGTCAGGTGCAAAGGAAATATGATGGATAAAAAGAAGTATGTGAGTGCTTCGTTTAACAATTGGTCGGATGGATATTATGGATTGAACCCTACAAAAAGAAGTGCTGCCACTGGCTATTCCCCTGCAAGCATTGGAGAATCTAATGATTCTGATGCATGCTCCGTCG TGATGCAGAGTCTTTTCAAAGTTCAGCAGAAGCACATGAGGAGGAAAGCTCGAATGTAG
- the LOC132059175 gene encoding uncharacterized protein LOC132059175 isoform X1 produces the protein MRFKKGSKVEVMNKKDSPVSWCPAEIVSGNGHTYSVRYDYYPSTEKKTRVERVSRRDIRPCPLILEGVENGQSGQIIEVFDNCCWKTAIIVKVMNSDCYLVHLTGCSEEIRVHRSNIRVRQCWQDEKWHLIGKGSGTCAKPDHLPAQKPSKNVSRNGFHVRDGDLAAKGNFKRQKCNANSLVLLKRVSDESSRNIQGDFKRRKIVPSALEGKTHVNVRCKGNMMDKKKYVSASFNNWSDGYYGLNPTKRSAATGYSPASIGESNDSDACSVGSCSINHESPNKFSNFSEVHCQQVPDLLCSDAESFQSSAEAHEEESSNVAESIRELELHAYRCTLEALYASGPLSWEQEALLTNLRIALHISNDEHLRELRTLISSGNGIHVS, from the exons ATGAGGTTTAAAAAAGGAAGTAAAGTTGAGGTGATGAACAAGAAGGATTCACCTGTATCGTGGTGTCCTGCAGAGATCGTATCGGGTAATGGACATACCTACTCTGTAAGGTATGATTATTATCCGTCTACGGAAAAGAAAACGAGGGTCGAGAGGGTTTCGAGGAGGGATATTAGACCATGTCCCCTGATTCTAGAAGGCGTGGAGAATGGACAAAGTGGTCAGATTATCGAGGTGTTCGATAACTGTTGTTGGAAAACTGCTATTATTGTGAAGGTTATGAATAGTGACTGTTATTTGGTACACCTGACCGGGTGCTCTGAGGAGATTCGGGTTCATAGATCGAACATCAGAGTGCGACAATGTTGGCAAGACGAAAAATGGCACTTGATTGGAAAG GGTTCTGGGACGTGTGCAAAACCTGACCACCTTCCTGCTCAAAAACCTTCTAAAAATGTGAGCAGAAATGGGTTTCATGTTAGAGATGGAGATTTGGCTGCTAAGGGAAACTTTAAAAGGCAGAAGTGTAATGCTAACTCTTTGGTGTTGCTTAAGAGGGTGTCAGACGAATCATCTAGAAACATTCAGGGAGATTTTAAGAGACGGAAAATAGTTCCGTCTGCCTTAGAGGGAAAGACACATGTTAATGTCAGGTGCAAAGGAAATATGATGGATAAAAAGAAGTATGTGAGTGCTTCGTTTAACAATTGGTCGGATGGATATTATGGATTGAACCCTACAAAAAGAAGTGCTGCCACTGGCTATTCCCCTGCAAGCATTGGAGAATCTAATGATTCTGATGCATGCTCCGTCGGTAGTTGTAGCATTAATCATGAGAGTCCAAATAAATTTTCTAACTTTTCCGAAGTTCATTGTCAACAAGTACCTGATCTTCTGTGCAGTGATGCAGAGTCTTTTCAAAGTTCAGCAGAAGCACATGAGGAGGAAAGCTCGAATGTAGCAGAAAGTATTCGTGAGTTGGAGTTGCACGCTTATAGATGCACTTTGGAGGCATTGTATGCTTCTGGTCCCTTGAGTTGGGAACAAGAAGCATTATTGACAAATCTCCGCATTGCACTCCATATTTCAAATGACGAACATTTAAGAGAGCTGAGGACTTTAATTTCTTCTGGAAATGGTATTCATGTCAGTTGA